The following are encoded together in the Magnetospirillum gryphiswaldense MSR-1 v2 genome:
- a CDS encoding YgiT-type zinc finger protein: MSDQPNRVTCHECGAGMDRDIRPMAITYKGHTLTVQQPGWYCACGEGVLTAEDSAATQIDFRHLLGVQDTTRQHEDGYSDKHA, from the coding sequence GTGAGCGACCAGCCCAACAGGGTGACGTGTCATGAATGTGGTGCGGGGATGGACCGCGACATTCGCCCCATGGCGATTACCTACAAAGGCCACACTCTGACCGTCCAGCAACCGGGCTGGTATTGCGCTTGTGGCGAAGGAGTCTTGACCGCCGAGGATAGCGCCGCCACCCAGATAGATTTTCGGCACCTTCTGGGTGTGCAAGATACGACCCGGCAGCATGAGGACGGTTATTCGGACAAGCACGCCTGA
- a CDS encoding toxin-antitoxin system TumE family protein — translation MKKAEQIFRDKLAYPDGAILEMTIWKVPQPVRGSDHGLKYSLFYGYAGRRLVAYDNEPGKGDHRHYGEREEVYQFVSVEVLLADFLADVERCRGGK, via the coding sequence ATGAAAAAGGCTGAACAAATCTTCCGCGACAAGCTCGCTTATCCTGATGGGGCCATTCTCGAAATGACCATCTGGAAAGTGCCGCAGCCGGTTCGCGGAAGCGACCACGGGCTGAAATACAGCCTTTTCTATGGCTATGCTGGCCGTCGGCTGGTTGCCTATGACAACGAGCCCGGCAAGGGCGATCATCGCCATTACGGCGAACGCGAGGAAGTTTACCAGTTTGTTTCCGTCGAGGTTCTGCTGGCTGATTTCCTGGCGGATGTAGAACGGTGCAGAGGTGGAAAATGA
- a CDS encoding three-Cys-motif partner protein TcmP — protein MSDHHNFGGAWTLVKLAALKSYLPAFTTALSRQSFQLLYIDAFAGTGRCDIKIDGAATSVDGSARIALEAQPAFDKLYFIEMDEKKHRALESLATEHQGRSVKLIKDDANIALRSICMTNNWKNTRAVLFLDPYGMNVEWDTLRAIANTQAIDIWYLFPYSALYRQAAKNADRLAPEKEAAITRLLGTEAWKEKFYAPPRQPSLFGNDSDVRTASHSEMLDFVSNRLKNLFPATTTPKILRQSTGAPLFALYFAVSNPNQRACGIATKIADHIIKNL, from the coding sequence GTGAGTGATCATCACAATTTTGGAGGAGCCTGGACACTTGTTAAACTGGCTGCGTTAAAGAGCTATCTCCCCGCATTCACCACTGCGCTGAGCCGACAGAGCTTTCAACTCCTTTATATTGACGCCTTCGCAGGAACCGGTCGTTGCGACATTAAAATTGATGGTGCCGCCACAAGCGTTGATGGGTCAGCCAGGATTGCACTGGAGGCGCAACCAGCGTTTGATAAGCTCTATTTCATAGAAATGGATGAAAAGAAGCATCGAGCATTAGAATCACTGGCCACAGAACACCAAGGCCGCTCCGTAAAATTAATTAAAGACGATGCAAATATTGCACTACGCAGTATTTGCATGACAAATAATTGGAAAAATACAAGAGCCGTATTATTCTTAGACCCATACGGAATGAATGTTGAGTGGGATACGCTCAGAGCAATCGCAAACACACAGGCGATTGACATATGGTATCTGTTCCCATATTCAGCACTTTACCGACAGGCTGCGAAAAATGCGGATCGTCTCGCTCCTGAAAAAGAAGCCGCAATTACACGGTTATTAGGAACGGAGGCATGGAAGGAAAAGTTCTACGCACCGCCGAGGCAGCCATCATTGTTTGGAAATGATTCTGATGTAAGGACAGCAAGCCACAGCGAAATGCTTGATTTTGTTTCAAATCGCCTTAAAAATCTCTTTCCAGCCACAACAACACCTAAAATACTGAGACAGTCAACAGGCGCACCGTTATTTGCTTTATATTTTGCAGTATCCAACCCGAATCAAAGGGCATGCGGCATCGCAACCAAAATTGCTGACCACATCATCAAAAATTTATAA
- a CDS encoding phage Gp37/Gp68 family protein, which translates to MSTNTTIEWTEQTWNPTTGCTKISPGCKHCYAEVMARRLHAMRAPGYDQEFKLALHPHRIFQPQARRKPTIYFVNSMSDLFHYDIPDSFLDQVFTVIADTPRHTYQILTKRADRLPAYFSSRRCPPNVWLGVSVEDRAYGLPRIDYLRQVEARVRFLSIEPLLEDLGEFDLSGIHWAIVGGESGHKARPMEPAWVESIQRLSEQAGVAFFFKQWGGWGADGVKRHKKANGREFNGRTWDAYPGIQL; encoded by the coding sequence GTGAGCACTAATACGACGATTGAATGGACAGAGCAGACCTGGAACCCGACCACCGGCTGTACCAAGATTTCGCCCGGTTGTAAGCATTGCTATGCCGAAGTCATGGCGCGACGCCTCCATGCCATGCGTGCACCCGGCTATGACCAGGAATTCAAGCTCGCGCTTCATCCGCATCGTATTTTCCAGCCACAGGCTCGTAGAAAGCCGACCATCTATTTCGTCAATTCGATGAGCGATCTTTTCCACTACGACATTCCAGATAGCTTTCTTGACCAAGTCTTCACGGTTATCGCCGACACCCCTCGACACACCTATCAAATCCTGACCAAGCGAGCTGACCGATTGCCGGCTTACTTCTCATCGCGCCGCTGTCCACCGAATGTATGGTTGGGTGTGTCTGTCGAGGATCGTGCTTATGGACTGCCGCGCATTGACTATCTGCGACAAGTTGAAGCTCGGGTGCGGTTTTTGTCGATAGAGCCACTACTCGAAGACCTGGGCGAGTTCGACCTGTCCGGAATTCATTGGGCAATTGTTGGCGGGGAATCTGGTCACAAGGCCCGTCCGATGGAGCCCGCCTGGGTCGAGAGTATTCAGCGCCTCTCCGAACAAGCCGGCGTCGCCTTCTTTTTCAAGCAATGGGGAGGTTGGGGCGCTGATGGCGTCAAGCGCCACAAAAAGGCGAATGGCAGGGAATTCAATGGGCGTACATGGGATGCCTACCCTGGAATTCAATTATAA